The region AGTGCCGACTTCCGCCAGACCCTGGCGGTTGAATCCGGTCAGGACAACACCCGCACCACCTCTGACACCTCACTGAGCGCCCGCATCAACGGCTCCATGCAGATGAAAGTCGGTTTTACGGTTCAGTCGGATTCGGAAGTGACCGAGGGTAAGGAAAAGACGGACACCACCACCTACGTCACTCTTGTGTACAAGTTCTGACGGCGCTTCAGCGATCCCGGTCCTCGGGGTCGCACACCCGGCGGGCGATGCCGTAGCTGGGCCGCTCGGTACAGCGTGCCAGCCAGCGCAGAACCGCCGGGAATTCCCGTAGTTTCAGGTGTTTACCGGCCCGGTAAAAAGTGTCCAGGCAGTCCACCCAGGGCGCGATGGCCATATCGGCAATACTGAAACTCTCCCCCAACATGTAGTCCCGGTTATTCAGGTGTTGCTCCAGCACGCCAAGCAGGCGCTGCGTCTCTTTACTGTAGCGTTCCACGGGGTAGGGGTGGTCGCACTTGTCCCGGGCGTACACGAAGAAGTGACCGAACTGGCCGAACATCGGGCCGATGTGGCCCATCTGGAAAAACAGCCACTGCAGGCAGGCACTTTTGCCATCCGGGTCTACCGGCATGAAGGTGCCGGTTTTCTCCGCCAGGTAAATAAGAATGGCGGCGGACTCCATCAGGCTGATCGGGCGTCCGTCGGGGCCATCCGGGTCGTACAGTGCGGGAATTTTACCATTGGGGTTGATCCACAGAAATTCCGGGGTGTGCTGATCGCCCGCCAGGATGTTGACCGTATGGGGTTCATACGGCAAGTGCATCTCTTCGAGCGCCTGAGCCACCTTGATCCCGTTCGGGGTGTTCATCGAATAAAGCTGGATCAGTTCCGGTTCCCGGGGTGGCCAGCGACGGAAAATGGGTGGCTGGGACATGATGACATCTCCTGGTTGGGGCAAACATTACAATGCTGACAAGTGTAAATCGGCGCAAAGAGGGCTTGGATTAACAGCATAAGGCCCCATATGTTTTTAAGAAAGCACATTTGCCCCACTCGTGCGAACGGAAACTCAAGCGCCTGCTGGCGTCCCGGGCCGCAATGGCCTAATCTCTAAAGCAGTGATGGATTCATTTTTTAGCAAACCGTGAGGCAGTTATGGCAGATTCCTACCGGTCCGTCGACACCCTGAAGGTGGGCGGCAAAGACTATCGTTATTATCCCTTCACGGAAGTGGAGAAGCGCTTCCCGGTCGATAAGCTCCCCTATTCGCTGAAAATTCTGCTCGAAAACCTGTTGCGCCATTCCGATACGGACGTGGTCAGCGATGCGGATATCGAAGCGCTTGCTCAGTGGGACCCCAAGGCTCAGCCCTCCCAGGAAATTGCCTTCGTGCCGGCCCGGGTGGTCCTGCAGGACTTTACCGGCGTGCCGGCCATCGTGGACCTGGCGGCCATGCGCGATGCGGTGAAGAGCCTGGGCGGCAAGCCCGAGCAGATCAATCCGCTCTCGCCGGTCGAGCTGGTGATTGACCACTCCGTCATGGTGGACTTCTTCGGTGGCGAAAACTCCTTCAAGAAAAACACCGCCCTGGAGGTGGAGCGCAACCGCGAGCGCTATCAGTTCCTGCGCTGGGGCCAAAAGGCCTTTGATAACTTCAAGGTGGTGCCCCCCGGTACGGGTATTGTCCATCAGGTCAATCTGGAGTATCTGGCCCGTGGTGTGTTCACCCGCGAACGCGACGGTGTGCTGGAAGCCTACCCGGACTCCCTGGTCGGCACCGACTCCCACACCACCATGATCAACGGCCTGGGCGTACTGGGCTGGGGCGTGGGCGGCATTGAGGCCGAAGCGGCCATGCTGGGTCAGCCGATCTCCATGCTGATTCCTCAGGTGGTGGGCTTCAAACTGACCGGCGAGCTGCCCGAGGGCGCCACGGCCACGGATCTGGTGCTGACCGTCACCCAGATGCTGCGTGAACTGGGCGTTGTGGGTAAATTCGTCGAATTCTTCGGCCCTGGCCTCAAGCACCTGACCCTGGCCGATCGCGCCACCATCGGCAATATGGCGCCGGAGTATGGTGCCACCTGCGGGATCTTCCCGGTGGACCAGCAGACCTTGGATTACCTGACCTTCACCGGCCGCTCCAAAGAGCAGGTGGAACTGGTGGAGGCCTATATGAAGGCCATGGGGCTCTGGCACGACGATAAAACGCCGGATGCGGCGTACAGCGACGTACTGGAGCTGGATTTGGGCACCGTGGTGCCCTCCATCGCCGGTCCCAAACGTCCCCAGGACAAGATCGCCCTGACCGACGCCAAGCCGGCGTTCCATGACGTGTTGAATGAAATGGATCGCCACCGGCGCAACACCATTGCCTCTACCGAGCAGGATTTTTCCTCTGAAGGTGGAGCCGCCGCCGTGGGTGGCGTGCCCCTCTCGGACCAGGGGGCGGTCCGGGTGGATTATGCCGGTGAGAATTTCCTGTTGAAGAATGGCGCGGTGGTGATAGCCGCCATCACCAGTTGTACCAACACCTCCAACCCGGCGGTGTTGATGGCAGCCGGGCTTCTGGCGAAGAACGCCCGGGCCAAAGGGCTCAAATCCCGGCCCTGGGTCAAGACCAGTCTGGCCCCCGGCTCCAAGGTGGTGACCGACTACCTGGAAAAAGCGGGGCTGATGGATGAGCTGGAGGGCCTCGGGTTCTACCTGGTCGGTTACGGCTGCACGACCTGTATTGGTAACTCCGGCCCGCTGCCCAAGGAAATTCACGAAGCCATTCATGAGGGCGACCTTACCGTCACCTCCGTGCTCTCGGGCAACCGCAACTTCGAAGGGCGGATTCATCCGGATGTGCGGGCCAACTATCTGGCATCGCCGCCGCTGGTGGTGGCCTACGCGCTCGCCGGCACCATGGATATCGACCTGCAGAAGGAGCCGCTGGGTTACGACAAAGACAACAAGCCTGTCTATCTGAAAGACATCTGGCCCTCCGCAGTGGATATTCAGAAAGCCATTGCCG is a window of Marinimicrobium sp. C6131 DNA encoding:
- a CDS encoding glutathione S-transferase N-terminal domain-containing protein produces the protein MSQPPIFRRWPPREPELIQLYSMNTPNGIKVAQALEEMHLPYEPHTVNILAGDQHTPEFLWINPNGKIPALYDPDGPDGRPISLMESAAILIYLAEKTGTFMPVDPDGKSACLQWLFFQMGHIGPMFGQFGHFFVYARDKCDHPYPVERYSKETQRLLGVLEQHLNNRDYMLGESFSIADMAIAPWVDCLDTFYRAGKHLKLREFPAVLRWLARCTERPSYGIARRVCDPEDRDR
- the acnA gene encoding aconitate hydratase AcnA; translation: MADSYRSVDTLKVGGKDYRYYPFTEVEKRFPVDKLPYSLKILLENLLRHSDTDVVSDADIEALAQWDPKAQPSQEIAFVPARVVLQDFTGVPAIVDLAAMRDAVKSLGGKPEQINPLSPVELVIDHSVMVDFFGGENSFKKNTALEVERNRERYQFLRWGQKAFDNFKVVPPGTGIVHQVNLEYLARGVFTRERDGVLEAYPDSLVGTDSHTTMINGLGVLGWGVGGIEAEAAMLGQPISMLIPQVVGFKLTGELPEGATATDLVLTVTQMLRELGVVGKFVEFFGPGLKHLTLADRATIGNMAPEYGATCGIFPVDQQTLDYLTFTGRSKEQVELVEAYMKAMGLWHDDKTPDAAYSDVLELDLGTVVPSIAGPKRPQDKIALTDAKPAFHDVLNEMDRHRRNTIASTEQDFSSEGGAAAVGGVPLSDQGAVRVDYAGENFLLKNGAVVIAAITSCTNTSNPAVLMAAGLLAKNARAKGLKSRPWVKTSLAPGSKVVTDYLEKAGLMDELEGLGFYLVGYGCTTCIGNSGPLPKEIHEAIHEGDLTVTSVLSGNRNFEGRIHPDVRANYLASPPLVVAYALAGTMDIDLQKEPLGYDKDNKPVYLKDIWPSAVDIQKAIADNLDPAMFSEKYADVFSGDESWRALPVEESQLYAWPDSSYVRKPPFFDGMGKTPDDITDIKGARCLVKVGDSITTDHISPAGAIMPDSPAGLYLQEQGVDPSDFNSYGSRRGNHEVMMRGTFANVRLKNQMAPGTEGSWTTYLPGNEVISIFDAAERYREDGTPLVVLAGKEYGSGSSRDWAAKGPSLLGVRAVIAESYERIHRSNLVGMGILPLQFAEGESADSLGLTGEEAFDIPAVQADTQEVEVSAKGGDGKARTFKAKVRIDTPNEFAYFRNGGILHYVLRNLASQ